CATCTACGTCCAAGCCGCCCTCATAAATTTCGGGCTTAGTCCCGCTTAAAATTTCTTGGTTAAATTTAGCCTCGCTCATCGCCGCCTCCTAGGCTTAGCCGCCGCAAACGGGAGGCAAAAGGCTCACGCGATCGCCGGATTTGAGCGCAAAATTCGCATCATAAACCATCTTATCATTTACCGCTACGGCGCAGTTTGCGAGCCACTCGCGCAAGCCTTCGTCCTTTTGCAGCTCCGCTTTTACCTCTTGCAGGGAG
This window of the uncultured Campylobacter sp. genome carries:
- a CDS encoding MoaD/ThiS family protein, which encodes MVEVEFLGPIGREPLRLNASSLQEVKAELQKDEGLREWLANCAVAVNDKMVYDANFALKSGDRVSLLPPVCGG